A single window of Debaryomyces hansenii CBS767 chromosome F complete sequence DNA harbors:
- a CDS encoding DEHA2F09262p (similar to CA1203|IPF3937 Candida albicans IPF3937 Unknown function) produces MTNLDMSYSSEGTKWKAYQFSDPFAAKSFFVCNKINKFFCRPDCDARPITNLKSEIKFVNSVSDAINYGYVACNSCDPLSLPPIDVDLLVDCVASINKQIGFLPPLLDEDEDRNNEKIKENIIESKKTNEEQIMQAIGGRRSSVPVINFEGKYSKDFENTSLSKNDFDHYRLVDLACRHLALAAATNIFQPQSSKGSRSVESSPSSSSSNSKKRRRRGGVLGFKELAAKSKLSAWHFHRVFKSVTGLTPKTYGDKCWEYIKNYLNSSEYSSNKQQETQQSQLCEYQTPVTNSSESASSIPTSPNDLVSNKRIKLEPTQEVKFEISSPPQNEETLLKELVLPNQVPSDNSNTRMPTMNMIPSPMEGDDNFNKMNPMKYSVPQQATFDITVNQPITDNNFNMFNDAQGLNQDFSSTTRAFSAPDLSHYNTRPTTLFSHLRSNERTPEESYSSNRSSQSPVLNDGIPTIDEVVPANQYMKGPEGAQDVLNDVPELNTLLYDSGVNSLNPLNDEGNLDLNLNNSYFDQNQNAFNLGFASDLLSTNNDNF; encoded by the coding sequence ATGACAAATTTGGACATGTCGTATTCTTCTGAAGGAACTAAATGGAAGGCATACCAATTCAGTGATCCATTCGCAGCCAAGTCGTTTTTCGTATGCAATAAGATTAACAAGTTCTTTTGTCGACCAGATTGTGATGCTAGGCCTATCACGAACTTGAAATCggaaattaaatttgtgAACCTGGTGTCAGATGCTATCAATTACGGATACGTTGCCTGTAACAGCTGTGATCCATTGTCCTTACCACCAATCGATGTGGACTTATTGGTTGACTGTGTGGCATCGATAAACAAGCAAATAGGGTTCTTACCCCCTTTATTGGACGAAGACGAAGACAGAAACAACGAAAAGATCAAGGAGAATATTATAGAATCGAAGAAAActaatgaagaacaaataATGCAGGCAATTGGGGGCAGAAGGTCGTCTGTTCCAGTGATCAACTTCGAAGGTAAATATTCGAaggattttgaaaatacgTCGTTATCGAAGAACGACTTTGACCATTACAGATTAGTGGATTTGGCATGCAGACACTTAGCATTAGCCGCAGCGACTAATATCTTTCAACCTCAAAGCTCGAAGGGATCGAGATCGGTTGAGAGTAGTCCTTCCAGCTCGTCTTCTAATAgtaagaagagaagaagaagaggtGGTGTACTCGGGTTTAAAGAGCTAGCCGCAAAGTCCAAGTTATCTGCTTGGCACTTTCACAGAGTTTTCAAGTCAGTTACGGGTTTGACACCTAAGACTTATGGTGATAAATGCTGGGAATATATCAAGAACTACTTGAACTCCAGTGAATATAGTTCTAATAAACAACAAGAAACTCAACAATCACAGTTGTGTGAATACCAAACCCCTGTCACGAATTCCAGTGAATCCGCATCATCTATACCAACATCTCCTAATGACTTGGTATCTAATAAGAGAATTAAATTGGAGCCAACTCAAGAagtcaaatttgaaatatcatcaCCACCTCAGAACGAAGAGactttattgaaagaattggtGCTACCAAACCAAGTTCCATCGGACAACTCTAACACTAGAATGCCTACTATGAACATGATACCCTCACCAATGGAAGGtgatgataatttcaataagatGAATCCAATGAAATATTCGGTACCCCAACAAGCTACATTTGACATCACTGTCAATCAACCAATAACTGAcaacaatttcaacatGTTTAATGATGCGCAGGGTTTAAATCAAGATTTTTCGTCTACAACTAGGGCATTTTCAGCACCAGATTTATCTCATTACAACACAAGACCAACTACATTATTCAGTCATTTGAGGTCTAACGAAAGGACTCCAGAAGAAAGCTACAGTTCTAATAGATCATCACAATCGCCAGTATTGAATGATGGCATTCCTACTATTGACGAAGTAGTACCTGCCAACCAATACATGAAGGGACCTGAAGGTGCACAAGATGTATTGAATGATGTGCCTGAGCTTAATACTTTATTATACGACTCTGGTGTTAACAGCTTAAATCCTTTGAATGATGAGGGTAATCTTGACTTGAACTTGAATAACAGTTATTTTgatcaaaatcaaaacgCTTTCAATTTAGGCTTCGCTTCGGATTTATTATCCACGAATAATGACAACTTTTAG
- a CDS encoding DEHA2F09284p (similar to uniprot|P27466 Saccharomyces cerevisiae YFR014C CMK1 Calmodulin-dependent protein kinase) — MAQQQSESNNLKKIFNKLSGQPSSYSRKSLYTFGKTLGAGSFGIVRYARNNETNEEVAVKIILKKALKGKVETITDELNLLQELSHPNIVGFRDWFESKDKFYIVTQLATGGELFDRIIEKGRFTEFDASLVIVAMLEAIKYLHNKNIVHRDLKPENILYLTPADNSNVVLADFGIAKRLESPDEKLTSSAGSFGYAAPEVILGTGHGKPCDIWSLGVITYTLLCGYSPFRSENVSDFIEEVKHNNAVIFHADYWKDVSKDARRFIIKALQFDPNNRPDAETLLNDKWLVSIASEHKELDLLPNLKENFNAKQKFKQAIEMVKLNNKIKKLKELQGDDDDDPNEINLFGDEGALISSDVSSKQGAGSEGGLGSWKALSSALNSIDDRSSAASVSSTSAPKKKSDLASDAFVQLVHAATNNKERVANYKEGDNSSAN; from the coding sequence ATGGCACAGCAGCAATCGGAAagcaataatttgaaaaagatcttcaataaattaagtGGACAACCTAGCTCGTACTCCCgtaaatcattatatacGTTTGGAAAAACATTAGGGGCTGGATCTTTTGGAATTGTAAGATATGCAAGGAACAACGAAACGAACGAAGAAGTTGCAGTGAAGATTATTTTAAAGAAAGCTTTAAAGGGTAAAGTGGAAACAATCACTGATGAGCTCAACTTATTGCAGGAGTTACTGCATCCCAATATAGTTGGATTTAGAGATTGGTTTGAATCAAAGgataaattttatatagTGACCCAATTGGCTACCGGAGGAGAGTTATTTGATCGTATTATCGAGAAGGGTAGATTTACTGAGTTCGATGCGTCTTTGGTGATCGTTGCGATGTTAGAGGCAATTAAGTATTTACATAATAAGAACATTGTCCACAGAGACTTAAAGCCGGAAAACATATTATACTTGACGCCAGCAGATAATTCGAACGTCGTATTGGCTGATTTTGGTATTGCTAAGAGATTAGAGAGTCCTGACGAGAAGCTAACGTCTTCAGCGGGTTCATTTGGGTATGCGGCCCCTGAGGTCATTTTGGGCACTGGACATGGGAAACCCTGTGATATCTGGTCTTTAGGTGTAATTACATACACATTATTATGTGGATATTCACCATTTCGCTCAGAGAATGTTAGTGATTTCATTGAGGAAGTCAAGCATAATAATGCAGTTATATTCCATGCGGATTATTGGAAAGATGTTTCAAAAGATGCTCGTCgttttatcattaaagCTTTACAATTTGATCCAAATAACAGACCCGATGCGGAAACATTATTAAACGACAAGTGGTTGGTCTCTATTGCTTCGGAACATAAGGAATTAGACTTGTTACCTAACTTGAAGGAGAACTTCAACGCAAAGCAAAAGTTTAAGCAAGCAATTGAAATGGTCAAGTTAAACAACAAGatcaagaagttgaaagaGCTACAaggtgatgatgatgatgatccAAATGAAATCAACTTATTTGGAGATGAAGGTGCATTGATCTCAAGCGATGTATCGTCCAAACAAGGTGCTGGATCTGAAGGAGGTTTAGGCTCTTGGAAGGCTTTAAGCAGTGCCCTAAATTCAATAGATGACCGTAGCTCAGCTGCTTCTGTATCATCCACTAGTGCAcccaagaagaaatcagaCTTAGCTAGTGACGCATTTGTGCAATTGGTACATGCAGCCaccaataataaagaaagagTAGCAAATTATAAGGAAGGAGACAATTCCTCTGCTAATTAG
- a CDS encoding DEHA2F09306p (similar to uniprot|P17649 Saccharomyces cerevisiae YGR019W UGA1 Gamma-aminobutyrate (GABA) transaminase (4-aminobutyrate aminotransferase) involved in the 4-aminobutyrate and glutamate degradation pathways), whose protein sequence is MLRVSRLYPKSRVGRALATTKRYQSSVCGAYFPDEPSRPELITERIPGPSGIKLNEDLGKVFDNRASNFVTDYFNSIGNYISDADGNKLLDVYCQISSIALGYNNPALIEMAKSDSMINALVNRPALACFPSIDYGKILNEGILAAAPPGMDKVWTALSGSCANETAYKAAFMYQEAKRRGSIDFTSEELTSVMENKAPGASEKVILSFDKGFHGRLFGSLSTTRSKAIHKLDIPAFPWPKAPFPQLKYPLDEFVNENHSEEERCLAILEDIITKKHPPHNIAAIVVEPVQSEGGDVHATPFFFQGLRDLTKKHEILMIVDEVQTGIGATGKFWAHEHWNLSEPPDMVSFSKKFQAAGFYFTDPELQPNKPFRQFNTWCGDPSKALIAKSIYQEISKNNLVQKTAQVGDYLYKSLSSVFSKYPDRIKNLRGENMGTFIAWDCVSPEERNKLLLACRTKGVNIGGCGEVTVRLRPTLVFENKHADVLANILEDSLKDLYK, encoded by the coding sequence ATGCTTAGAGTTTCACGTTTATACCCAAAAAGCCGTGTTGGTAGAGCATTAGCAACCACTAAACGGTATCAATCTTCAGTATGCGGGGCATATTTTCCAGATGAGCCATCAAGACCAGAATTGATTACTGAAAGAATTCCTGGTCCCAGTGGAATCAAATTGAACGAAGATTTGGGTAAGGTGTTCGATAACAGAGCATCCAATTTTGTTACAGACTATTTTAATTCCATCGGGAATTATATTTCAGATGCGGATGGTAATAAGTTGCTTGATGTTTATTGCCAAATTTCTTCGATTGCGTTGGGATATAACAACCCAGCATTGATCGAGATGGCTAAGCTGGATTCCATGATCAATGCGTTAGTAAACAGACCTGCATTGGCATGTTTTCCTTCGATTGACTACGGaaagatattgaatgaAGGAATTTTAGCAGCTGCTCCTCCGGGAATGGACAAGGTATGGACAGCCCTTTCAGGATCATGTGCCAATGAGACTGCTTATAAAGCTGCATTTATGTACCAAGAGGCGAAACGCAGGGGCTCAATTGACTTCACTAGTGAAGAGTTGACGTCTGTTATGGAAAACAAAGCGCCTGGTGCATCGGAAAAGGTAATTTTGTCGTTTGATAAGGGTTTCCATGGGAGACTTTTCGGGTCATTATCCACTACCAGGTCAAAAGCCATTCATAAGTTGGATATTCCAGCATTTCCATGGCCTAAAGCACCTTTTCCACAATTGAAGTACCCATTGGATGAGTTTGTTAACGAAAACCATTCCGAGGAAGAACGTTGTCTTGCAATCCTTGAAGACATTATCACCAAGAAACATCCACCTCATAATATTGCAGCTATTGTGGTCGAACCAGTACAGTCTGAAGGAGGTGATGTTCATGCCACTCCGTTTTTCTTCCAAGGATTAAGAGACTTGACCAAGAAacatgaaatattaatgattgTTGATGAAGTCCAGACTGGGATAGGGGCAACAGGTAAGTTTTGGGCTCACGAACACTGGAATTTATCAGAACCTCCTGACATGGTATCCTTTTCGAAGAAGTTCCAAGCTGCGGGATTCTACTTCACTGATCCAGAGTTACAGCCAAACAAGCCGTTCAGACAGTTCAACACCTGGTGTGGCGATCCATCCAAAGCATTGATTGCTAAAAGTATCTACCAagaaatttccaaaaacAATCTTGTACAGAAGACGGCACAAGTCGGAGACTACTTATATAAGAGCTTATCCTCAGTTTTCTCTAAGTACCCAGACAGAATTAAAAACTTGAGAGGTGAAAACATGGGTACTTTTATTGCTTGGGATTGTGTCAGTCCAGAagaaagaaacaaattattattggcatGTCGTACCAAGGGTGTTAACATTGGTGGATGTGGAGAAGTTACCGTTAGATTAAGACCTACTTTGGTTTTCGAAAACAAGCATGCAGATGTCTTAGCTAATATATTAGAGGACAGCTTAAAAgacttatataaataa